A single window of Jeotgalibacillus haloalkalitolerans DNA harbors:
- the minD gene encoding septum site-determining protein MinD, with protein MGEAIVITSGKGGVGKTTTTANLGTAIAMQGKKVCLIDTDIGLRNLDVILGLDNRIIYDLVDVVEGRCKPNQALVKDKRFDGLLYLLPAAQTSDKSAVNPEQMKELVDQLKQDYDYILIDCPAGIEQGYKNAIAGADRAIVVTTPERSAVRDADRIVGLLEQETDEAPVLIINRIRQHLMESGDMLDIDEVTTHLSIDLLGIVIDDDQVITASNKGEPITMNPDSKASIAYRNIARRILGESIPLMSLSDEKPSFFQKIFKVLGKK; from the coding sequence GTGGGCGAAGCAATTGTCATTACATCGGGTAAAGGCGGTGTCGGAAAAACGACAACAACTGCCAATCTAGGTACAGCAATCGCGATGCAGGGGAAGAAAGTATGTTTAATTGATACTGATATCGGCCTGCGCAACCTGGATGTTATTCTCGGTTTGGATAACAGAATTATTTATGATCTCGTTGATGTGGTGGAAGGACGTTGCAAACCGAACCAGGCACTTGTGAAAGATAAGCGTTTTGACGGTTTACTCTATCTTTTACCGGCTGCACAGACGAGTGATAAGTCAGCTGTTAATCCTGAACAGATGAAAGAGCTTGTTGATCAGCTGAAACAGGATTATGACTATATATTAATCGACTGCCCTGCCGGCATTGAGCAGGGGTATAAAAATGCGATTGCAGGTGCTGATCGTGCGATTGTTGTCACAACACCTGAAAGATCAGCTGTCCGTGACGCAGACAGAATTGTGGGGCTGCTTGAGCAGGAAACTGACGAGGCGCCGGTGCTGATCATTAACCGGATCAGACAGCACTTAATGGAGTCAGGCGATATGCTTGATATTGATGAAGTAACAACACATTTATCGATTGATCTTCTGGGAATTGTCATAGACGATGATCAGGTGATCACAGCATCAAATAAAGGTGAACCAATCACAATGAATCCTGACAGTAAAGCATCTATTGCTTACCGGAATATTGCGAGAAGAATTCTCGGTGAATCTATTCCACTGATGTCACTGTCAGACGAAAAGCCTTCATTTTTCCAGAAAATCTTTAAAGTTCTCGGCAAAAAGTAA
- the minC gene encoding septum site-determining protein MinC produces MIKGTKDGFILKLNDQCGYDVLKEELIDKLSVQYKAPADGQAVKARIEVGNRYLTDAQQEEIKQIVHQQKSLLVDEIYSNVITKDESEQRVREKEMSSMTGIVRSGQVIEVEGDFLLVGDVNPGGMIMAGGNIYILGTLRGIAHAGCYGKEEAVIVASQMLPAQLRIASKLNRAPDHDDEAHEMECAYIDDSNQIVVDRLQILRKIRPSITKVEGGR; encoded by the coding sequence ATGATTAAAGGAACAAAAGACGGTTTTATTTTAAAGCTGAATGACCAGTGCGGTTACGACGTTTTAAAAGAAGAGCTGATCGACAAGCTTTCTGTTCAGTATAAGGCGCCTGCTGATGGACAGGCGGTAAAAGCCAGAATTGAAGTTGGTAATCGCTATTTAACTGATGCGCAGCAGGAAGAAATCAAACAGATTGTACATCAGCAGAAAAGCCTGCTTGTAGACGAAATATACAGCAATGTGATCACAAAAGATGAATCAGAACAACGGGTAAGAGAAAAAGAAATGTCCTCTATGACCGGTATCGTCAGGTCCGGTCAGGTAATCGAAGTGGAAGGTGATTTTCTGCTTGTAGGGGATGTGAATCCCGGCGGAATGATTATGGCCGGTGGAAATATTTATATTTTGGGTACGCTGAGAGGGATTGCGCATGCGGGCTGCTATGGCAAAGAGGAAGCTGTAATCGTAGCTTCACAGATGCTCCCGGCACAGCTTCGCATTGCATCAAAACTGAATCGAGCACCAGATCATGATGATGAAGCGCATGAGATGGAATGTGCATACATAGATGACAGCAATCAGATTGTTGTTGACCGGTTACAGATTTTGAGGAAGATCCGTCCCAGTATTACAAAGGTTGAAGGAGGAAGATAG
- the mreD gene encoding rod shape-determining protein MreD: MSRFLLPLLGVVIFYSESIFATFSPIEVAGDTRMLVPRFLVVFLLFLSFYYDRNVSYIYAFALGFMYDVFFTGIMGIYMFLFPLLIYLSAMILRLIFQNIAISGVVTLVMIALLEWLVYQFNLLIGIADLNIHGFLTQRLYSTLLFNAAFILIAAYPFKIWMTALKYRHLED; this comes from the coding sequence ATGAGCCGGTTCCTACTTCCGCTGCTTGGTGTTGTGATCTTTTATAGTGAAAGTATTTTTGCAACGTTTTCACCTATAGAAGTGGCAGGTGACACCAGGATGCTCGTCCCACGGTTTCTGGTTGTGTTTTTATTGTTTTTGAGTTTTTATTATGACCGCAATGTATCATACATATATGCCTTTGCTCTTGGTTTTATGTATGATGTGTTCTTTACTGGAATTATGGGAATCTATATGTTTTTGTTTCCCTTATTAATCTATCTGTCTGCGATGATTTTAAGATTAATATTTCAAAACATTGCCATCAGCGGTGTCGTTACATTAGTTATGATTGCGCTGCTTGAATGGCTGGTATATCAATTTAATCTGCTGATCGGAATTGCAGATTTAAATATTCACGGTTTTTTGACCCAGAGATTATATTCGACTTTACTATTTAATGCAGCATTTATTTTGATTGCAGCTTATCCTTTTAAGATCTGGATGACAGCTTTGAAGTACAGACATTTAGAGGATTAA
- the mreC gene encoding rod shape-determining protein MreC: MPSFFRNKRLIVLLVSIILLVALIGFSLRERENISLPEQFVKDIVGFGQNIASKPASFVQGGIESVQDLLNTYSENKKLKSRLEELALLETQVTDLERDNEELRAQTNVEGNIRDYNTTNATVIARNPDQWQDTIIIDKGQVNGIEADMAVQTAGGMIGRVKDTGQFTSTVELLSARNSNNRVSALIQTEESNVYGLVEGFDPEREELMVKKIPFDVEVEEGSSVITSGLGGVFPRGLLIGEVTEVSSDEYGLTQTAYVKPAAKLYDIEHVLVLERIAAGADEIEAESEEEEE, from the coding sequence ATGCCTTCTTTTTTTAGAAATAAAAGGCTGATTGTGCTGCTCGTCAGTATTATACTGCTTGTCGCATTGATTGGTTTTTCATTAAGAGAAAGAGAAAATATCTCTCTTCCGGAACAGTTTGTAAAGGATATTGTCGGATTCGGGCAGAATATCGCATCAAAACCGGCCAGCTTTGTGCAGGGTGGAATTGAAAGTGTACAGGATCTGCTGAATACGTACAGTGAAAATAAAAAATTAAAATCAAGGCTTGAAGAGCTCGCGCTGCTCGAAACGCAGGTGACTGACCTTGAAAGAGACAATGAAGAATTAAGAGCACAGACCAATGTCGAAGGGAACATTCGTGACTACAATACAACGAATGCCACTGTAATTGCGAGAAACCCTGATCAGTGGCAGGATACGATCATTATTGATAAAGGTCAGGTGAATGGAATTGAAGCTGATATGGCTGTTCAGACAGCCGGCGGAATGATTGGAAGAGTAAAGGATACCGGACAGTTCACATCAACGGTTGAGCTGCTCAGTGCCAGAAATTCCAACAATCGCGTTTCAGCGCTGATTCAGACCGAAGAATCAAATGTTTATGGATTAGTAGAAGGATTTGACCCTGAAAGAGAAGAATTAATGGTGAAGAAAATCCCGTTTGATGTAGAGGTTGAAGAAGGGTCAAGTGTCATTACGTCCGGACTTGGCGGTGTATTCCCACGGGGGCTGCTGATTGGGGAAGTAACAGAGGTATCATCTGATGAATATGGTCTTACCCAGACAGCTTATGTAAAACCTGCTGCAAAACTGTATGATATTGAACATGTTTTAGTATTGGAACGTATCGCTGCAGGAGCAGATGAGATTGAAGCAGAATCAGAGGAGGAAGAGGAATGA
- a CDS encoding rod shape-determining protein yields MFGTKDIGIDLGTANTLVYIKGKGIVVREPSVVALRQDTRDIVAVGNEARNMIGRTPGNIVALRPMKDGVIADFETTSTMMKYYMNQALKNGSFTRKPYVMVCVPSGITSVEKRAVIDAARQAGAKDAFPIEEPFAAAIGAGLPVWEPTGSMVVDIGGGTTEVAVISLGGIVTSESIRVAGDEMDDAIVSYIRKQYNLMIGERTAEAVKMEIGSAIAAENDVTMEIRGRDLLTGLPKTIEITQNEIQKALADTISTIIESVKSTLEHTPPELSADIMDRGIVLTGGGALLQGLDQLMTEETSMPVHIAEEPLDCVAIGTGKALDNIDYFKKQK; encoded by the coding sequence ATGTTTGGAACGAAAGATATAGGCATTGACTTAGGTACAGCGAACACACTTGTTTACATAAAAGGGAAGGGCATTGTTGTCAGAGAACCTTCAGTTGTAGCGCTAAGGCAGGATACAAGGGATATTGTAGCAGTGGGAAATGAAGCGAGAAACATGATCGGCAGAACACCGGGAAACATCGTGGCACTCCGCCCGATGAAAGACGGTGTCATTGCTGATTTTGAGACAACTTCAACGATGATGAAATATTATATGAATCAGGCACTGAAAAATGGTTCATTTACTAGAAAGCCTTACGTCATGGTATGTGTGCCATCTGGTATTACATCTGTTGAAAAGCGTGCAGTCATTGATGCAGCAAGACAGGCTGGTGCTAAAGACGCCTTCCCGATTGAAGAACCTTTTGCAGCTGCAATCGGTGCAGGCTTACCTGTTTGGGAACCAACTGGCAGTATGGTCGTAGATATAGGTGGAGGTACAACTGAAGTAGCGGTTATTTCACTTGGCGGTATCGTAACAAGTGAATCGATTCGTGTTGCCGGTGATGAGATGGATGATGCAATTGTCTCTTATATTAGAAAACAATATAATCTGATGATTGGTGAGCGAACTGCAGAAGCCGTTAAAATGGAAATTGGATCAGCAATTGCAGCTGAAAATGATGTAACGATGGAAATCCGTGGACGTGATTTATTGACCGGTTTACCAAAAACGATTGAAATTACTCAAAACGAAATTCAAAAAGCGCTGGCTGATACGATCTCGACCATTATCGAGTCAGTAAAAAGTACCCTTGAGCATACGCCGCCTGAACTTTCAGCGGATATTATGGACCGCGGTATTGTATTAACAGGTGGAGGGGCGCTTCTTCAGGGGCTTGATCAGTTAATGACTGAAGAAACATCAATGCCTGTTCATATTGCTGAAGAACCGCTGGATTGCGTTGCAATTGGTACAGGTAAAGCATTGGATAATATTGATTACTTTAAGAAACAGAAGTAA
- the radC gene encoding RadC family protein has product MLIPQKTLMIRDYHDEDKPRERFINQGPQSLSNQELIAILLRTGSKEESVINLANKLLQEFNGLRSLKEASFDEMTSIKGIGHAKAVQVLAAVEVGRRIANITFEDRFTIRSPEDGATFLMNEMRFLTQEHFVALYLNTKNQIIHQQTIFIGSLNSSIVHPREVFKEAFKRSAASIICAHNHPSGDPSPSKEDIDVTRRLVECGKMIGIEVLDHLIIGEKKYVSLKEKGYM; this is encoded by the coding sequence ATGCTGATTCCGCAAAAAACGTTAATGATCAGAGATTATCATGATGAGGATAAGCCGCGTGAACGGTTTATTAACCAGGGACCACAAAGCTTATCCAATCAGGAGCTGATCGCGATTTTACTGCGAACGGGTTCTAAAGAGGAGTCCGTCATTAACCTCGCTAATAAACTGCTTCAGGAATTCAACGGATTAAGGTCATTAAAGGAAGCTTCCTTTGATGAAATGACTTCAATCAAAGGAATTGGCCATGCGAAGGCTGTGCAGGTGCTTGCTGCTGTAGAAGTTGGCAGGCGCATCGCCAACATTACTTTTGAAGACAGGTTCACAATTCGTTCACCTGAAGACGGTGCCACATTTCTCATGAACGAAATGCGCTTTTTGACTCAGGAGCATTTTGTCGCACTTTACCTCAACACAAAAAATCAGATCATCCACCAGCAGACCATTTTTATCGGGTCGTTAAACTCCTCCATCGTGCACCCCAGAGAGGTTTTTAAAGAAGCCTTCAAGCGTTCCGCAGCCTCCATTATCTGTGCCCATAACCATCCAAGCGGTGATCCTTCGCCATCAAAAGAAGACATTGACGTGACCAGAAGATTGGTAGAATGCGGTAAAATGATAGGGATTGAAGTGCTCGATCATCTGATCATTGGTGAGAAGAAGTATGTAAGTTTGAAGGAAAAAGGGTATATGTAA
- a CDS encoding Maf family protein gives MNMEIILASQSPRRKELMSLLPYPFKIHPSAFDESTVTDQDPETAVLKIAEGKAMDIAAKFPEAVVIGSDTIVYQEKILGKPKTAEEAADMLKSLSGRTHTVYTGVVLMRGQETVTFTEQTDVTFWPLSDEEINNYVATPDPYDKAGAYGIQSGGALFVKAIRGDYYAVVGLPVARLKRELQSFLSCFQP, from the coding sequence ATGAACATGGAAATTATTTTAGCTTCACAGTCTCCCCGCAGAAAAGAATTAATGTCATTACTCCCTTACCCTTTCAAGATCCATCCTTCAGCATTTGATGAATCCACCGTTACGGACCAGGATCCGGAAACAGCTGTATTGAAAATCGCAGAAGGAAAAGCAATGGATATTGCTGCAAAGTTTCCAGAAGCAGTTGTCATTGGCAGTGACACGATTGTGTATCAGGAAAAAATTTTAGGAAAACCAAAAACAGCTGAGGAAGCAGCAGACATGCTGAAAAGTTTATCCGGCCGCACGCATACCGTATATACTGGTGTGGTACTGATGAGAGGTCAGGAAACTGTTACTTTTACCGAGCAGACAGACGTTACTTTCTGGCCGCTTTCAGATGAAGAAATCAATAATTACGTTGCTACCCCGGATCCTTACGATAAGGCGGGTGCATATGGGATTCAGTCCGGAGGTGCTTTATTTGTTAAAGCCATCCGCGGCGATTATTACGCTGTTGTCGGACTGCCTGTCGCACGTCTGAAAAGGGAATTGCAAAGCTTTCTCAGCTGTTTTCAACCTTAA
- a CDS encoding SPOR domain-containing protein, giving the protein MKQEPASKNKDGTIIQFPSFENRKQSKGLILFPIFSGILCAVIFGFILNLLLEKPEQQSLLAEPPEETSLFEVPAFNFWVLQAGAFSTETAANDFISTMNAETPYVLVKQDNMHLLWIGAAGTEEKAKVLSPDHTGDVYIKQVGVEPFQLNVSESDHEWLSATISAINKKLASPGEEFTLMSGEQLENSELQNIHQSISKGSSDTAFLRSLSAILQLEIKISE; this is encoded by the coding sequence ATGAAACAGGAACCGGCCTCAAAAAACAAAGATGGAACGATTATTCAATTCCCTTCGTTTGAAAACAGAAAGCAATCTAAAGGATTAATATTATTTCCTATTTTCTCAGGTATTTTATGTGCAGTTATATTTGGATTCATTCTTAATCTGCTGCTCGAAAAGCCTGAGCAGCAGTCATTGTTAGCTGAACCGCCTGAAGAGACAAGCCTGTTTGAAGTGCCGGCATTCAACTTCTGGGTCCTGCAGGCGGGGGCGTTCAGCACGGAAACAGCAGCGAATGATTTTATTTCTACGATGAATGCTGAAACGCCATACGTGCTTGTAAAGCAGGATAATATGCATCTGCTATGGATCGGGGCAGCCGGAACAGAAGAGAAAGCAAAAGTTTTATCGCCTGATCATACGGGTGATGTATATATCAAACAGGTCGGCGTGGAACCCTTTCAACTGAATGTCTCTGAAAGTGATCATGAATGGCTCTCAGCAACAATCAGTGCCATCAATAAAAAGCTGGCGTCCCCAGGGGAGGAGTTTACTTTAATGTCCGGAGAGCAATTAGAAAATAGCGAGCTTCAAAACATTCATCAGTCAATTAGCAAAGGAAGTAGTGATACAGCTTTTCTTCGAAGTTTAAGTGCGATTCTACAACTTGAAATAAAAATCAGTGAATGA
- a CDS encoding prepilin peptidase, with protein MTILLTAYFVIAGMLLASFFNVVGLRIPEGQSIVYPGSACPQCKKRLTWKELIPVFSYLIQGGKCKNCEKVISPVYPIIEVSGGILFGLAYTYVGLSVELLVALVFISLLLIISVTDIAYMLIPDKILLFFLMIILPLRILEPLTPWWDALLGAAVGFTLLLLIAIVSKGGMGGGDIKLYAVIGLVLGVKLTLLSFFIATFIGTAAGLVAIYVRKKSRKDPVPFGPSIAAGAVIAYFWGQELISVYSGLFF; from the coding sequence ATGACAATTTTACTGACAGCCTATTTTGTAATTGCCGGGATGCTGCTGGCTTCCTTTTTTAATGTAGTCGGATTAAGAATCCCTGAAGGACAATCGATTGTATATCCGGGCTCAGCCTGCCCACAGTGTAAAAAGCGTCTGACATGGAAAGAGCTGATTCCCGTTTTTTCATATTTGATACAAGGCGGGAAATGCAAAAATTGTGAAAAAGTGATTTCACCGGTTTATCCGATCATTGAGGTTTCAGGCGGAATCCTGTTTGGACTGGCTTATACTTATGTTGGCCTATCTGTTGAGTTACTGGTTGCACTTGTCTTTATTTCGCTTCTGCTCATTATCAGTGTAACGGATATCGCTTATATGCTGATCCCCGATAAAATTCTTCTGTTTTTTCTTATGATCATTCTTCCTTTGAGAATACTTGAACCTTTAACCCCCTGGTGGGATGCACTGCTTGGAGCGGCAGTTGGTTTTACATTGCTCTTATTAATCGCCATCGTATCGAAAGGTGGTATGGGTGGTGGTGATATCAAGCTGTACGCAGTCATTGGGCTGGTGCTGGGTGTCAAACTCACATTACTATCATTCTTTATTGCAACATTTATAGGGACAGCTGCAGGGCTGGTTGCCATTTATGTGAGAAAGAAATCCAGGAAAGATCCTGTACCTTTTGGCCCCTCGATTGCAGCAGGCGCAGTGATCGCGTATTTCTGGGGTCAGGAACTCATTTCAGTCTACAGCGGACTTTTTTTCTGA